The following proteins come from a genomic window of Andrena cerasifolii isolate SP2316 chromosome 6, iyAndCera1_principal, whole genome shotgun sequence:
- the Ars2 gene encoding arsenic resistance protein 2 isoform X1, whose amino-acid sequence MGDSDDEYDRKRRDKFRGERTESYSREGRRDDRRRDDWVDREWSSRPRQRPEYREYRGGGGGGRDRYSPARSQEMTPPMKRMRADWDDRPRYGHDYYGGGGGGATSWGPDHYPPPFYGNHHYGNHSNTSSREVAGNFSNSNVETQPPMMSFKAFLGTQEDTITDEEAIKRYNEYKLEFRRQQLNEFFVAHKDEEWFKIKYHPEESVKRKEEQVAALKKRVEVFLEMLDAEEIDKVSVDAEQADALLHLLDAVVIKLEGGTEEDLQILDMKPANTVMSKDSAKDKREAKNKAVPEKKVDSSDVSKADEGSSSEKTFKNGQGTDAEIKHVEKDENIMEEAEKPEENTEQIKKEDDMDGITAGKPEEVNPKKRKRTDSNTSSSSSSSSSSSSGSDSNKPDTPKTENPGAEKMDVSNEKSDARDGKEDHREAKADGEPPEAKKSAIEPETVIDLASEDKEKEPRALHKTSSIFLRNLAPTITKAEVEAQMCKRFPGFLRVAIADPQPERRWFRRGWVSFERQVNIKEICWSLNNIRLRDCELGAIVNRDLSRRIRTVNGLTSHKQIVRHDIKLSAKIVHNLDNRVGLWNDDKKDDNASKHDDDNKENKSAQNAREMEQAAFGLPSKNPVLENITDYLIEEASAEEEELLGMSGDQEEGQLGGDGDSPIERDPTLIKVLDRLILYLRIVHSVDYYNHCEYPNEDEMPNRCGIMHVRGSPPTAKVSSTELSEYCRNFESKMIAFLQPVATLSQEEYDKLGAKNAENEVEKFVQANTQELSKDKWLCPLSGKKFKGPDFIRKHIFNKHAEKVTEVKGEAEYFNNYLKDPKRPQLPEHPGNKAPPREGVREGFNPYGCSTFGSYGSGYGSSRGGYGSNYGSGFGGGGGGGGGGGFGMPRPSRGGFNRGRGGGGEFRPVIHYRDLDAPREPDEFL is encoded by the exons ATGGGTGACTCCGATGACGAGTACGACAGGAAACGGAGAGACAAGTTTAGGGGAGAGAGGACAGAGTCATATTCGAGGGAAGGTCGCAGAGATGACAGGAGACGAGACGATTGGGTGGATAG GGAGTGGTCCAGCCGCCCTAGACAACGCCCAGAGTACAGAGAATACCGCGGCGGCGGTGGCGGAGGACGAGATAGATATAGCCCCGCCAGATCGCAGGAAATGACGCCTCCTATGAAGAGAATGAGGGCTGATTGGGACGATAGACCAAGGTATGGACACGATTATTatggtggtggaggaggtggcGCGACATCCTGGGGTCCGGACCATTATCCACCACCGTTTTACGGCAATCATCACTATGGAAACCATAGTAATACCAGCAG TCGAGAGGTAGCTGGCAACTTTAGCAATTCCAATGTCGAGACTCAGCCACCGATGATGTCGTTTAAAGCGTTCCTCGGAACTCAAGAAGACACTATTACCGACGAGGAAGCTATTAAGCGTTATAACGAATATAAACTGGAATTCAGGAGGCAACAGTTGAACGAATTTTTCGTTGCGCACAAGGACGAGGAATG GTTCAAAATAAAGTACCATCCAGAAGAGTCAGTGAAGAGAAAGGAGGAGCAGGTGGCGGCCCTTAAG AAACGCGTGGAAGTTTTCTTGGAAATGCTCGATGCCGAAGAAATAGACAAAGTTTCGGTGGACGCCGAGCAAGCGGATGCCTTACTGCACTTGTTAGACGCGGTGGTTATTAAGTTGGAGGGTGGCACCGAGGAAGATTTGCAAATTCTGGACATGAAGCCTGCGAATACGGTCATGTCTAAAGATTCGGCTAAAGACAAGAGGGAGGCGAAGAACAAAGCTGTGCCGGAGAAGAAAGTGGACAGTAGCGATGTAAGTAAGGCCGATGAGGGCTCGAGCTCTGAGAAAACGTTCAAAAATGGACAAGGCACGGATGCTGAAATCAAACACGTGGAAAAGGATGAAAATATAATGGAAGAGGCGGAGAAACCCGAAGAGAATACAGAGCAAATCAAGAAGGAGGATGATATGGACGGAATCACAG CAGGTAAACCGGAGGAAGTGAACCCTAAAAAGAGGAAACGCACCGACAGTAACactagcagcagcagcagcagtagcAGCAGTAGTTCCTCTGGCAGCGACAGTAACAAACCTGACACGCCAAAAACGGAAAATC CTGGCGCTGAGAAGATGGATGTCAGCAATGAAAAATCTGATGCTCGGGATGGTAAAGAGGACCATCGGGAGGCTAAAGCCGATGGCGAGCCACCAGAAGCTAAAAAGTCTGCGATAGAGCCAGAGACCGTGATCGATCTAGCGAGCGAAGATAAGGAAAAGGAACCCAGGGCCTTGCACAAGACTAGCAGCATCTTTCTCCGCAATTTAGCGCCGACTATCACCAAAGCGGAAGTCGAAGCG CAGATGTGCAAACGCTTCCCGGGATTTTTGCGAGTTGCCATAGCGGATCCTCAGCCGGAAAGGAGGTGGTTTAGAAGAGGGTGGGTGTCTTTCGAAAGACAAGTGAACATAAAGGAGATCTGCTGGAGTTTAAATAATATTCGA CTTCGCGACTGCGAACTCGGCGCTATAGTGAATCGGGATCTCTCGAGGCGCATCCGTACCGTGAATGGCCTGACGTCTCACAAGCAAATAGTCAGACACGATATCAAGTTGAGTGCCAAAATCGTTCACAACTTGGACAACAGGGTTGGTCTCTGGAACGACGACAAGAAAGACGATAACGCGTCCAagcacgacgacgacaacaAGGAAAATAAAAGCGCACAAAATGCTCGCGAAATGGAACAGGCT GCATTTGGATTGCCGTCTAAAAATCCAGTCTTGGAGAACATTACCGACTACCTGATAGAGGAAGCGTCAGCCGAAGAAGAGGAATTGCTGGGAATGTCTGGTGATCAGGAGGAGGGGCAGCTGGGTGGCGATGGAGACAGTCCGATCGAGAGAGACCCAACCCTCATCAAG GTCTTGGACAGACTGATCCTTTACTTGCGAATAGTCCATTCGGTCGACTACTACAATCACTGCGAGTATCCGAACGAAGACGAGATGCCGAACAGATGCGGCATAATGCACGTCAGAGGCTCGCCTCCGACCGCCAAAGTGTCCAGCACGGAATTGTCCGAGTACTGTCGCAACTTCGAGAGTAAAATGATCGCGTTCTTGCAACCGGTCGCGACATTGTCTCAAGAGGAGTACGACAAGCTCGGCGCTaaaaacgccgaaaa CGAGGTGGAGAAATTCGTTCAAGCCAACACCCAAGAGCTATCGAAGGACAAGTGGCTGTGCCCGCTCAGCGGGAAGAAGTTCAAAGGACCCGATTTCATTCGAAAGCACATCTTCAACAAACACGCGGAGAAGGTAACCGAGGTGAAAGGGGAGGCGGAATATTTTAACAACTATCTGAAGGACCCGAAGAGGCCGCAGCTTCCAGAGCATCCTGGCAACAAAGCACCGCCGAGGGAAGGTGTGCGCGAAGGATTTAACCCGTATGGATGTTCCAC ATTCGGAAGTTACGGAAGCGGTTACGGTAGTAGCAGAGGAGGATACGGTTCGAATTACGGCTCTGGGTTCGGTggaggtggtggtggaggaggaggaggtggattCGGAATGCCACGTCCTAGCCGTGGAGGTTTCAATAGAGGACG CGGCGGTGGAGGAGAGTTCCGACCAGTCATTCATTATCGCGATCTCGACGCACCGAGAGAGCCGGACGAGTTCCTGTAA
- the Ars2 gene encoding arsenic resistance protein 2 isoform X2 — translation MGDSDDEYDRKRRDKFRGERTESYSREGRRDDRRRDDWVDREWSSRPRQRPEYREYRGGGGGGRDRYSPARSQEMTPPMKRMRADWDDRPRYGHDYYGGGGGGATSWGPDHYPPPFYGNHHYGNHSNTSSREVAGNFSNSNVETQPPMMSFKAFLGTQEDTITDEEAIKRYNEYKLEFRRQQLNEFFVAHKDEEWFKIKYHPEESVKRKEEQVAALKKRVEVFLEMLDAEEIDKVSVDAEQADALLHLLDAVVIKLEGGTEEDLQILDMKPANTVMSKDSAKDKREAKNKAVPEKKVDSSDVSKADEGSSSEKTFKNGQGTDAEIKHVEKDENIMEEAEKPEENTEQIKKEDDMDGITGKPEEVNPKKRKRTDSNTSSSSSSSSSSSSGSDSNKPDTPKTENPGAEKMDVSNEKSDARDGKEDHREAKADGEPPEAKKSAIEPETVIDLASEDKEKEPRALHKTSSIFLRNLAPTITKAEVEAQMCKRFPGFLRVAIADPQPERRWFRRGWVSFERQVNIKEICWSLNNIRLRDCELGAIVNRDLSRRIRTVNGLTSHKQIVRHDIKLSAKIVHNLDNRVGLWNDDKKDDNASKHDDDNKENKSAQNAREMEQAAFGLPSKNPVLENITDYLIEEASAEEEELLGMSGDQEEGQLGGDGDSPIERDPTLIKVLDRLILYLRIVHSVDYYNHCEYPNEDEMPNRCGIMHVRGSPPTAKVSSTELSEYCRNFESKMIAFLQPVATLSQEEYDKLGAKNAENEVEKFVQANTQELSKDKWLCPLSGKKFKGPDFIRKHIFNKHAEKVTEVKGEAEYFNNYLKDPKRPQLPEHPGNKAPPREGVREGFNPYGCSTFGSYGSGYGSSRGGYGSNYGSGFGGGGGGGGGGGFGMPRPSRGGFNRGRGGGGEFRPVIHYRDLDAPREPDEFL, via the exons ATGGGTGACTCCGATGACGAGTACGACAGGAAACGGAGAGACAAGTTTAGGGGAGAGAGGACAGAGTCATATTCGAGGGAAGGTCGCAGAGATGACAGGAGACGAGACGATTGGGTGGATAG GGAGTGGTCCAGCCGCCCTAGACAACGCCCAGAGTACAGAGAATACCGCGGCGGCGGTGGCGGAGGACGAGATAGATATAGCCCCGCCAGATCGCAGGAAATGACGCCTCCTATGAAGAGAATGAGGGCTGATTGGGACGATAGACCAAGGTATGGACACGATTATTatggtggtggaggaggtggcGCGACATCCTGGGGTCCGGACCATTATCCACCACCGTTTTACGGCAATCATCACTATGGAAACCATAGTAATACCAGCAG TCGAGAGGTAGCTGGCAACTTTAGCAATTCCAATGTCGAGACTCAGCCACCGATGATGTCGTTTAAAGCGTTCCTCGGAACTCAAGAAGACACTATTACCGACGAGGAAGCTATTAAGCGTTATAACGAATATAAACTGGAATTCAGGAGGCAACAGTTGAACGAATTTTTCGTTGCGCACAAGGACGAGGAATG GTTCAAAATAAAGTACCATCCAGAAGAGTCAGTGAAGAGAAAGGAGGAGCAGGTGGCGGCCCTTAAG AAACGCGTGGAAGTTTTCTTGGAAATGCTCGATGCCGAAGAAATAGACAAAGTTTCGGTGGACGCCGAGCAAGCGGATGCCTTACTGCACTTGTTAGACGCGGTGGTTATTAAGTTGGAGGGTGGCACCGAGGAAGATTTGCAAATTCTGGACATGAAGCCTGCGAATACGGTCATGTCTAAAGATTCGGCTAAAGACAAGAGGGAGGCGAAGAACAAAGCTGTGCCGGAGAAGAAAGTGGACAGTAGCGATGTAAGTAAGGCCGATGAGGGCTCGAGCTCTGAGAAAACGTTCAAAAATGGACAAGGCACGGATGCTGAAATCAAACACGTGGAAAAGGATGAAAATATAATGGAAGAGGCGGAGAAACCCGAAGAGAATACAGAGCAAATCAAGAAGGAGGATGATATGGACGGAATCACAG GTAAACCGGAGGAAGTGAACCCTAAAAAGAGGAAACGCACCGACAGTAACactagcagcagcagcagcagtagcAGCAGTAGTTCCTCTGGCAGCGACAGTAACAAACCTGACACGCCAAAAACGGAAAATC CTGGCGCTGAGAAGATGGATGTCAGCAATGAAAAATCTGATGCTCGGGATGGTAAAGAGGACCATCGGGAGGCTAAAGCCGATGGCGAGCCACCAGAAGCTAAAAAGTCTGCGATAGAGCCAGAGACCGTGATCGATCTAGCGAGCGAAGATAAGGAAAAGGAACCCAGGGCCTTGCACAAGACTAGCAGCATCTTTCTCCGCAATTTAGCGCCGACTATCACCAAAGCGGAAGTCGAAGCG CAGATGTGCAAACGCTTCCCGGGATTTTTGCGAGTTGCCATAGCGGATCCTCAGCCGGAAAGGAGGTGGTTTAGAAGAGGGTGGGTGTCTTTCGAAAGACAAGTGAACATAAAGGAGATCTGCTGGAGTTTAAATAATATTCGA CTTCGCGACTGCGAACTCGGCGCTATAGTGAATCGGGATCTCTCGAGGCGCATCCGTACCGTGAATGGCCTGACGTCTCACAAGCAAATAGTCAGACACGATATCAAGTTGAGTGCCAAAATCGTTCACAACTTGGACAACAGGGTTGGTCTCTGGAACGACGACAAGAAAGACGATAACGCGTCCAagcacgacgacgacaacaAGGAAAATAAAAGCGCACAAAATGCTCGCGAAATGGAACAGGCT GCATTTGGATTGCCGTCTAAAAATCCAGTCTTGGAGAACATTACCGACTACCTGATAGAGGAAGCGTCAGCCGAAGAAGAGGAATTGCTGGGAATGTCTGGTGATCAGGAGGAGGGGCAGCTGGGTGGCGATGGAGACAGTCCGATCGAGAGAGACCCAACCCTCATCAAG GTCTTGGACAGACTGATCCTTTACTTGCGAATAGTCCATTCGGTCGACTACTACAATCACTGCGAGTATCCGAACGAAGACGAGATGCCGAACAGATGCGGCATAATGCACGTCAGAGGCTCGCCTCCGACCGCCAAAGTGTCCAGCACGGAATTGTCCGAGTACTGTCGCAACTTCGAGAGTAAAATGATCGCGTTCTTGCAACCGGTCGCGACATTGTCTCAAGAGGAGTACGACAAGCTCGGCGCTaaaaacgccgaaaa CGAGGTGGAGAAATTCGTTCAAGCCAACACCCAAGAGCTATCGAAGGACAAGTGGCTGTGCCCGCTCAGCGGGAAGAAGTTCAAAGGACCCGATTTCATTCGAAAGCACATCTTCAACAAACACGCGGAGAAGGTAACCGAGGTGAAAGGGGAGGCGGAATATTTTAACAACTATCTGAAGGACCCGAAGAGGCCGCAGCTTCCAGAGCATCCTGGCAACAAAGCACCGCCGAGGGAAGGTGTGCGCGAAGGATTTAACCCGTATGGATGTTCCAC ATTCGGAAGTTACGGAAGCGGTTACGGTAGTAGCAGAGGAGGATACGGTTCGAATTACGGCTCTGGGTTCGGTggaggtggtggtggaggaggaggaggtggattCGGAATGCCACGTCCTAGCCGTGGAGGTTTCAATAGAGGACG CGGCGGTGGAGGAGAGTTCCGACCAGTCATTCATTATCGCGATCTCGACGCACCGAGAGAGCCGGACGAGTTCCTGTAA
- the Ars2 gene encoding arsenic resistance protein 2 isoform X4: MGDSDDEYDRKRRDKFRGERTESYSREGRRDDRRRDDWVDREWSSRPRQRPEYREYRGGGGGGRDRYSPARSQEMTPPMKRMRADWDDRPSREVAGNFSNSNVETQPPMMSFKAFLGTQEDTITDEEAIKRYNEYKLEFRRQQLNEFFVAHKDEEWFKIKYHPEESVKRKEEQVAALKKRVEVFLEMLDAEEIDKVSVDAEQADALLHLLDAVVIKLEGGTEEDLQILDMKPANTVMSKDSAKDKREAKNKAVPEKKVDSSDVSKADEGSSSEKTFKNGQGTDAEIKHVEKDENIMEEAEKPEENTEQIKKEDDMDGITAGKPEEVNPKKRKRTDSNTSSSSSSSSSSSSGSDSNKPDTPKTENPGAEKMDVSNEKSDARDGKEDHREAKADGEPPEAKKSAIEPETVIDLASEDKEKEPRALHKTSSIFLRNLAPTITKAEVEAQMCKRFPGFLRVAIADPQPERRWFRRGWVSFERQVNIKEICWSLNNIRLRDCELGAIVNRDLSRRIRTVNGLTSHKQIVRHDIKLSAKIVHNLDNRVGLWNDDKKDDNASKHDDDNKENKSAQNAREMEQAAFGLPSKNPVLENITDYLIEEASAEEEELLGMSGDQEEGQLGGDGDSPIERDPTLIKVLDRLILYLRIVHSVDYYNHCEYPNEDEMPNRCGIMHVRGSPPTAKVSSTELSEYCRNFESKMIAFLQPVATLSQEEYDKLGAKNAENEVEKFVQANTQELSKDKWLCPLSGKKFKGPDFIRKHIFNKHAEKVTEVKGEAEYFNNYLKDPKRPQLPEHPGNKAPPREGVREGFNPYGCSTFGSYGSGYGSSRGGYGSNYGSGFGGGGGGGGGGGFGMPRPSRGGFNRGRGGGGEFRPVIHYRDLDAPREPDEFL, translated from the exons ATGGGTGACTCCGATGACGAGTACGACAGGAAACGGAGAGACAAGTTTAGGGGAGAGAGGACAGAGTCATATTCGAGGGAAGGTCGCAGAGATGACAGGAGACGAGACGATTGGGTGGATAG GGAGTGGTCCAGCCGCCCTAGACAACGCCCAGAGTACAGAGAATACCGCGGCGGCGGTGGCGGAGGACGAGATAGATATAGCCCCGCCAGATCGCAGGAAATGACGCCTCCTATGAAGAGAATGAGGGCTGATTGGGACGATAGACCAAG TCGAGAGGTAGCTGGCAACTTTAGCAATTCCAATGTCGAGACTCAGCCACCGATGATGTCGTTTAAAGCGTTCCTCGGAACTCAAGAAGACACTATTACCGACGAGGAAGCTATTAAGCGTTATAACGAATATAAACTGGAATTCAGGAGGCAACAGTTGAACGAATTTTTCGTTGCGCACAAGGACGAGGAATG GTTCAAAATAAAGTACCATCCAGAAGAGTCAGTGAAGAGAAAGGAGGAGCAGGTGGCGGCCCTTAAG AAACGCGTGGAAGTTTTCTTGGAAATGCTCGATGCCGAAGAAATAGACAAAGTTTCGGTGGACGCCGAGCAAGCGGATGCCTTACTGCACTTGTTAGACGCGGTGGTTATTAAGTTGGAGGGTGGCACCGAGGAAGATTTGCAAATTCTGGACATGAAGCCTGCGAATACGGTCATGTCTAAAGATTCGGCTAAAGACAAGAGGGAGGCGAAGAACAAAGCTGTGCCGGAGAAGAAAGTGGACAGTAGCGATGTAAGTAAGGCCGATGAGGGCTCGAGCTCTGAGAAAACGTTCAAAAATGGACAAGGCACGGATGCTGAAATCAAACACGTGGAAAAGGATGAAAATATAATGGAAGAGGCGGAGAAACCCGAAGAGAATACAGAGCAAATCAAGAAGGAGGATGATATGGACGGAATCACAG CAGGTAAACCGGAGGAAGTGAACCCTAAAAAGAGGAAACGCACCGACAGTAACactagcagcagcagcagcagtagcAGCAGTAGTTCCTCTGGCAGCGACAGTAACAAACCTGACACGCCAAAAACGGAAAATC CTGGCGCTGAGAAGATGGATGTCAGCAATGAAAAATCTGATGCTCGGGATGGTAAAGAGGACCATCGGGAGGCTAAAGCCGATGGCGAGCCACCAGAAGCTAAAAAGTCTGCGATAGAGCCAGAGACCGTGATCGATCTAGCGAGCGAAGATAAGGAAAAGGAACCCAGGGCCTTGCACAAGACTAGCAGCATCTTTCTCCGCAATTTAGCGCCGACTATCACCAAAGCGGAAGTCGAAGCG CAGATGTGCAAACGCTTCCCGGGATTTTTGCGAGTTGCCATAGCGGATCCTCAGCCGGAAAGGAGGTGGTTTAGAAGAGGGTGGGTGTCTTTCGAAAGACAAGTGAACATAAAGGAGATCTGCTGGAGTTTAAATAATATTCGA CTTCGCGACTGCGAACTCGGCGCTATAGTGAATCGGGATCTCTCGAGGCGCATCCGTACCGTGAATGGCCTGACGTCTCACAAGCAAATAGTCAGACACGATATCAAGTTGAGTGCCAAAATCGTTCACAACTTGGACAACAGGGTTGGTCTCTGGAACGACGACAAGAAAGACGATAACGCGTCCAagcacgacgacgacaacaAGGAAAATAAAAGCGCACAAAATGCTCGCGAAATGGAACAGGCT GCATTTGGATTGCCGTCTAAAAATCCAGTCTTGGAGAACATTACCGACTACCTGATAGAGGAAGCGTCAGCCGAAGAAGAGGAATTGCTGGGAATGTCTGGTGATCAGGAGGAGGGGCAGCTGGGTGGCGATGGAGACAGTCCGATCGAGAGAGACCCAACCCTCATCAAG GTCTTGGACAGACTGATCCTTTACTTGCGAATAGTCCATTCGGTCGACTACTACAATCACTGCGAGTATCCGAACGAAGACGAGATGCCGAACAGATGCGGCATAATGCACGTCAGAGGCTCGCCTCCGACCGCCAAAGTGTCCAGCACGGAATTGTCCGAGTACTGTCGCAACTTCGAGAGTAAAATGATCGCGTTCTTGCAACCGGTCGCGACATTGTCTCAAGAGGAGTACGACAAGCTCGGCGCTaaaaacgccgaaaa CGAGGTGGAGAAATTCGTTCAAGCCAACACCCAAGAGCTATCGAAGGACAAGTGGCTGTGCCCGCTCAGCGGGAAGAAGTTCAAAGGACCCGATTTCATTCGAAAGCACATCTTCAACAAACACGCGGAGAAGGTAACCGAGGTGAAAGGGGAGGCGGAATATTTTAACAACTATCTGAAGGACCCGAAGAGGCCGCAGCTTCCAGAGCATCCTGGCAACAAAGCACCGCCGAGGGAAGGTGTGCGCGAAGGATTTAACCCGTATGGATGTTCCAC ATTCGGAAGTTACGGAAGCGGTTACGGTAGTAGCAGAGGAGGATACGGTTCGAATTACGGCTCTGGGTTCGGTggaggtggtggtggaggaggaggaggtggattCGGAATGCCACGTCCTAGCCGTGGAGGTTTCAATAGAGGACG CGGCGGTGGAGGAGAGTTCCGACCAGTCATTCATTATCGCGATCTCGACGCACCGAGAGAGCCGGACGAGTTCCTGTAA
- the Ars2 gene encoding arsenic resistance protein 2 isoform X3, with protein MGDSDDEYDRKRRDKFRGERTESYSREGRRDDRRRDDWVDREWSSRPRQRPEYREYRGGGGGGRDRYSPARSQEMTPPMKRMRADWDDRPRYGHDYYGGGGGGATSWGPDHYPPPFYGNHHYGNHSNTSSREVAGNFSNSNVETQPPMMSFKAFLGTQEDTITDEEAIKRYNEYKLEFRRQQLNEFFVAHKDEEWFKIKYHPEESVKRKEEQVAALKKRVEVFLEMLDAEEIDKVSVDAEQADALLHLLDAVVIKLEGGTEEDLQILDMKPANTVMSKDSAKDKREAKNKAVPEKKVDSSDVSKADEGSSSEKTFKNGQGTDAEIKHVEKDENIMEEAEKPEENTEQIKKEDDMDGITGKPEEVNPKKRKRTDSNTSSSSSSSSSSSSGSDSNKPDTPKTENPGAEKMDVSNEKSDARDGKEDHREAKADGEPPEAKKSAIEPETVIDLASEDKEKEPRALHKTSSIFLRNLAPTITKAEVEAMCKRFPGFLRVAIADPQPERRWFRRGWVSFERQVNIKEICWSLNNIRLRDCELGAIVNRDLSRRIRTVNGLTSHKQIVRHDIKLSAKIVHNLDNRVGLWNDDKKDDNASKHDDDNKENKSAQNAREMEQAAFGLPSKNPVLENITDYLIEEASAEEEELLGMSGDQEEGQLGGDGDSPIERDPTLIKVLDRLILYLRIVHSVDYYNHCEYPNEDEMPNRCGIMHVRGSPPTAKVSSTELSEYCRNFESKMIAFLQPVATLSQEEYDKLGAKNAENEVEKFVQANTQELSKDKWLCPLSGKKFKGPDFIRKHIFNKHAEKVTEVKGEAEYFNNYLKDPKRPQLPEHPGNKAPPREGVREGFNPYGCSTFGSYGSGYGSSRGGYGSNYGSGFGGGGGGGGGGGFGMPRPSRGGFNRGRGGGGEFRPVIHYRDLDAPREPDEFL; from the exons ATGGGTGACTCCGATGACGAGTACGACAGGAAACGGAGAGACAAGTTTAGGGGAGAGAGGACAGAGTCATATTCGAGGGAAGGTCGCAGAGATGACAGGAGACGAGACGATTGGGTGGATAG GGAGTGGTCCAGCCGCCCTAGACAACGCCCAGAGTACAGAGAATACCGCGGCGGCGGTGGCGGAGGACGAGATAGATATAGCCCCGCCAGATCGCAGGAAATGACGCCTCCTATGAAGAGAATGAGGGCTGATTGGGACGATAGACCAAGGTATGGACACGATTATTatggtggtggaggaggtggcGCGACATCCTGGGGTCCGGACCATTATCCACCACCGTTTTACGGCAATCATCACTATGGAAACCATAGTAATACCAGCAG TCGAGAGGTAGCTGGCAACTTTAGCAATTCCAATGTCGAGACTCAGCCACCGATGATGTCGTTTAAAGCGTTCCTCGGAACTCAAGAAGACACTATTACCGACGAGGAAGCTATTAAGCGTTATAACGAATATAAACTGGAATTCAGGAGGCAACAGTTGAACGAATTTTTCGTTGCGCACAAGGACGAGGAATG GTTCAAAATAAAGTACCATCCAGAAGAGTCAGTGAAGAGAAAGGAGGAGCAGGTGGCGGCCCTTAAG AAACGCGTGGAAGTTTTCTTGGAAATGCTCGATGCCGAAGAAATAGACAAAGTTTCGGTGGACGCCGAGCAAGCGGATGCCTTACTGCACTTGTTAGACGCGGTGGTTATTAAGTTGGAGGGTGGCACCGAGGAAGATTTGCAAATTCTGGACATGAAGCCTGCGAATACGGTCATGTCTAAAGATTCGGCTAAAGACAAGAGGGAGGCGAAGAACAAAGCTGTGCCGGAGAAGAAAGTGGACAGTAGCGATGTAAGTAAGGCCGATGAGGGCTCGAGCTCTGAGAAAACGTTCAAAAATGGACAAGGCACGGATGCTGAAATCAAACACGTGGAAAAGGATGAAAATATAATGGAAGAGGCGGAGAAACCCGAAGAGAATACAGAGCAAATCAAGAAGGAGGATGATATGGACGGAATCACAG GTAAACCGGAGGAAGTGAACCCTAAAAAGAGGAAACGCACCGACAGTAACactagcagcagcagcagcagtagcAGCAGTAGTTCCTCTGGCAGCGACAGTAACAAACCTGACACGCCAAAAACGGAAAATC CTGGCGCTGAGAAGATGGATGTCAGCAATGAAAAATCTGATGCTCGGGATGGTAAAGAGGACCATCGGGAGGCTAAAGCCGATGGCGAGCCACCAGAAGCTAAAAAGTCTGCGATAGAGCCAGAGACCGTGATCGATCTAGCGAGCGAAGATAAGGAAAAGGAACCCAGGGCCTTGCACAAGACTAGCAGCATCTTTCTCCGCAATTTAGCGCCGACTATCACCAAAGCGGAAGTCGAAGCG ATGTGCAAACGCTTCCCGGGATTTTTGCGAGTTGCCATAGCGGATCCTCAGCCGGAAAGGAGGTGGTTTAGAAGAGGGTGGGTGTCTTTCGAAAGACAAGTGAACATAAAGGAGATCTGCTGGAGTTTAAATAATATTCGA CTTCGCGACTGCGAACTCGGCGCTATAGTGAATCGGGATCTCTCGAGGCGCATCCGTACCGTGAATGGCCTGACGTCTCACAAGCAAATAGTCAGACACGATATCAAGTTGAGTGCCAAAATCGTTCACAACTTGGACAACAGGGTTGGTCTCTGGAACGACGACAAGAAAGACGATAACGCGTCCAagcacgacgacgacaacaAGGAAAATAAAAGCGCACAAAATGCTCGCGAAATGGAACAGGCT GCATTTGGATTGCCGTCTAAAAATCCAGTCTTGGAGAACATTACCGACTACCTGATAGAGGAAGCGTCAGCCGAAGAAGAGGAATTGCTGGGAATGTCTGGTGATCAGGAGGAGGGGCAGCTGGGTGGCGATGGAGACAGTCCGATCGAGAGAGACCCAACCCTCATCAAG GTCTTGGACAGACTGATCCTTTACTTGCGAATAGTCCATTCGGTCGACTACTACAATCACTGCGAGTATCCGAACGAAGACGAGATGCCGAACAGATGCGGCATAATGCACGTCAGAGGCTCGCCTCCGACCGCCAAAGTGTCCAGCACGGAATTGTCCGAGTACTGTCGCAACTTCGAGAGTAAAATGATCGCGTTCTTGCAACCGGTCGCGACATTGTCTCAAGAGGAGTACGACAAGCTCGGCGCTaaaaacgccgaaaa CGAGGTGGAGAAATTCGTTCAAGCCAACACCCAAGAGCTATCGAAGGACAAGTGGCTGTGCCCGCTCAGCGGGAAGAAGTTCAAAGGACCCGATTTCATTCGAAAGCACATCTTCAACAAACACGCGGAGAAGGTAACCGAGGTGAAAGGGGAGGCGGAATATTTTAACAACTATCTGAAGGACCCGAAGAGGCCGCAGCTTCCAGAGCATCCTGGCAACAAAGCACCGCCGAGGGAAGGTGTGCGCGAAGGATTTAACCCGTATGGATGTTCCAC ATTCGGAAGTTACGGAAGCGGTTACGGTAGTAGCAGAGGAGGATACGGTTCGAATTACGGCTCTGGGTTCGGTggaggtggtggtggaggaggaggaggtggattCGGAATGCCACGTCCTAGCCGTGGAGGTTTCAATAGAGGACG CGGCGGTGGAGGAGAGTTCCGACCAGTCATTCATTATCGCGATCTCGACGCACCGAGAGAGCCGGACGAGTTCCTGTAA